Proteins co-encoded in one Corynebacterium lujinxingii genomic window:
- a CDS encoding RidA family protein — MAEWTNRLKELGIELPAVAAPVAAYVPATKVGNQVWTSGQLPFVDGKLPATGKVGAEVSEDDAYGYARQATLNALAAVDDLVGIDNVSRVLKIVGFVASDPAFTGQPAVINGASELLAEVFGDAGAHARSAVGVAVLPMDTPVEVELVVELEG; from the coding sequence ATGGCTGAGTGGACCAACCGCCTGAAGGAATTGGGCATCGAACTTCCGGCCGTCGCCGCGCCGGTGGCCGCATATGTCCCGGCGACCAAGGTGGGCAACCAGGTGTGGACCTCCGGGCAGCTGCCGTTTGTCGACGGCAAGCTGCCCGCCACCGGCAAAGTCGGCGCCGAGGTTTCCGAGGACGACGCGTACGGCTACGCCCGCCAGGCCACGCTGAACGCGCTGGCTGCGGTGGATGACCTGGTCGGCATCGACAACGTCTCCCGCGTGCTCAAGATCGTCGGCTTCGTCGCCTCCGACCCGGCCTTTACCGGCCAGCCGGCCGTGATCAACGGTGCTTCCGAGCTGCTCGCCGAGGTCTTCGGCGATGCCGGTGCGCACGCCCGTTCCGCTGTCGGCGTTGCGGTGCTGCCGATGGACACCCCGGTCGAGGTTGAGCTCGTCGTCGAGCTCGAGGGCTAG
- a CDS encoding DUF4177 domain-containing protein → MTKWEYATVPLLTHATKQILDTWGEDGWELVTVTPGPTPDNVVAYMKREVE, encoded by the coding sequence ATGACGAAATGGGAATACGCAACAGTTCCGCTGCTCACGCACGCCACCAAGCAGATTCTTGATACGTGGGGCGAGGACGGCTGGGAACTTGTCACCGTCACCCCGGGCCCGACCCCGGACAACGTTGTCGCCTACATGAAGCGGGAGGTTGAATAA
- a CDS encoding TlpA family protein disulfide reductase, translated as MKRAIWVSIAAIIAVTVLVIAGARALLIDDTPQAGEEVVDKQTVAERPDCPEGGLGGVELACLGGGVSGAQQDVVVANVWAWWCEPCRAELPVVEQFAAEHPEYTVVGVHADRDGARGAALLDDIGVDLPSFADESGTFAGTLGLPPVVPVTVVFKGGEQVAVFAKEFTSADELADAVAGAL; from the coding sequence ATGAAGCGCGCAATCTGGGTCAGTATTGCGGCGATCATTGCGGTCACCGTGCTCGTGATCGCGGGCGCGCGGGCATTGCTTATCGACGACACCCCGCAGGCCGGTGAGGAGGTCGTCGATAAGCAAACTGTGGCTGAGCGCCCGGACTGCCCGGAAGGCGGGCTCGGCGGGGTGGAGTTGGCCTGCCTCGGCGGCGGGGTCAGCGGCGCGCAGCAGGACGTCGTGGTGGCGAACGTGTGGGCGTGGTGGTGCGAGCCGTGCCGTGCGGAGTTGCCCGTGGTGGAGCAGTTCGCCGCCGAGCATCCCGAATACACCGTGGTGGGGGTGCATGCGGACCGTGACGGCGCGCGCGGGGCGGCGCTTCTCGACGACATCGGCGTCGACCTGCCCAGCTTCGCCGACGAGTCCGGCACGTTCGCGGGAACGCTCGGATTGCCGCCGGTGGTGCCGGTGACGGTGGTATTTAAAGGCGGCGAGCAGGTCGCAGTGTTCGCAAAGGAATTCACCTCCGCGGACGAACTGGCCGACGCTGTGGCGGGGGCGTTGTAG
- the nth gene encoding endonuclease III — MSDSLTPQKLRRPGAHPAAKGEETPIGLKRRARRINRTLAQAFPDAHAELDFTNPLELLVATVLSAQTTDARVNMVTPALFAKYPTAAAYAAADQADVEEIIRSTGFYRSKAKNVIGLGQKLVADFDGEVPERLEDLVTLPGVGRKTAHVVRGNAFGKPGLTVDTHFQRLVKRLMFTEETDPVKIEHAVAELIERREWTMFSHRIIFHGRRVCHARKPACGACPIAFDCPSFGAGPTDPEQAADLVTGHERDHILEMAGR, encoded by the coding sequence ATGTCCGATTCGCTCACCCCGCAGAAGCTCCGCCGCCCGGGGGCGCACCCCGCAGCGAAGGGGGAGGAGACCCCGATCGGCCTGAAGCGCCGCGCCCGCCGGATTAACCGCACGCTGGCCCAGGCGTTCCCGGACGCGCATGCGGAGCTCGACTTCACTAATCCGCTGGAGTTGCTCGTCGCTACGGTACTCTCCGCGCAGACCACGGACGCGCGGGTGAACATGGTCACCCCGGCGCTGTTCGCCAAATATCCCACCGCGGCCGCCTACGCCGCGGCTGACCAGGCGGACGTGGAGGAGATCATCCGCTCGACCGGGTTCTACCGCTCGAAGGCGAAAAATGTCATCGGGCTGGGGCAGAAGCTGGTCGCGGATTTCGACGGTGAGGTGCCGGAAAGGCTCGAGGACTTGGTCACGCTTCCCGGCGTGGGGCGCAAGACAGCGCATGTGGTGCGCGGCAACGCGTTTGGTAAGCCGGGCCTGACGGTGGACACCCACTTCCAGCGCCTGGTAAAACGCCTCATGTTCACCGAGGAGACCGACCCCGTAAAGATCGAGCACGCCGTGGCCGAACTCATCGAGCGTCGCGAGTGGACCATGTTCTCCCACCGCATCATCTTCCACGGCCGCCGCGTCTGCCACGCCCGCAAACCCGCCTGCGGCGCGTGCCCGATCGCGTTCGACTGCCCCAGTTTCGGTGCCGGCCCCACCGACCCCGAGCAGGCCGCGGACCTAGTCACGGGTCACGAGCGCGACCACATCCTGGAGATGGCCGGCCGATGA
- a CDS encoding WhiB family transcriptional regulator, with amino-acid sequence MTTSLKKAPATNLRPVTSKKCDSAGELVFDRGEWVTQAHCRGGDPDALFVRGAEQRKAASICRGCPVLTECRADALDNKVEFGVWGGLTERQRRAVLRKNPHVTDWAEHLSAGGEVIGL; translated from the coding sequence ATGACCACGAGTTTGAAAAAGGCACCGGCTACCAACTTGCGACCTGTCACCTCGAAGAAGTGCGACTCCGCGGGTGAATTGGTCTTCGACCGTGGTGAGTGGGTCACCCAGGCTCACTGTCGCGGCGGGGACCCGGATGCCCTGTTCGTTCGTGGCGCGGAGCAGCGCAAGGCCGCCAGCATCTGCCGCGGCTGCCCGGTGCTCACCGAGTGCCGCGCCGACGCGCTGGATAACAAGGTGGAGTTCGGTGTGTGGGGCGGCCTGACGGAGCGTCAGCGTCGCGCTGTGCTGCGCAAGAACCCGCACGTGACCGACTGGGCCGAACACCTGTCCGCCGGCGGCGAAGTAATCGGGCTGTAG
- a CDS encoding type II secretion system F family protein has translation MNGLLLLAGAVACPPPAPFQRVSARAFRVRAAVAIPVVVGAVVLAALVFDRASLVIAGACAAATVVWVVDTRRRSRASERRSDAAAVFLGHLGTNVEAGAPLLDALARAAEHAPPAVARDVAHLIHHVGSGVAVAPETPEFARIGTLFSLAATRGVPLSRLVAAARDDIDHTRRHRATTNAALAGPRTTAVVLALLPLAGLLMGAAMGANPVAFLTGGGLGGVLLTLGTALVCAGVVVSQRIIEGAAT, from the coding sequence ATGAACGGGCTGCTCCTTCTCGCCGGTGCGGTGGCGTGCCCGCCGCCTGCGCCTTTCCAACGCGTGTCGGCGCGGGCGTTTCGGGTGCGTGCCGCAGTCGCCATCCCGGTGGTGGTCGGCGCTGTGGTGCTCGCGGCGTTGGTGTTCGACAGAGCGAGCCTGGTCATTGCGGGGGCGTGTGCCGCGGCGACGGTGGTGTGGGTCGTCGATACGCGACGGCGCTCTCGTGCCAGCGAGCGCCGTAGCGATGCCGCCGCCGTGTTCCTCGGGCACCTGGGCACAAACGTGGAGGCGGGCGCGCCGCTTCTCGACGCACTGGCCCGCGCCGCCGAGCACGCCCCGCCGGCCGTCGCCCGCGACGTGGCGCACCTGATCCACCACGTGGGTAGCGGTGTCGCGGTTGCGCCGGAGACCCCGGAGTTCGCGCGCATCGGCACGTTGTTCTCGCTCGCCGCCACCCGTGGCGTGCCGCTGTCACGCCTGGTTGCCGCTGCGCGCGACGACATCGACCACACCCGGCGCCACCGCGCCACCACCAACGCCGCGCTGGCGGGCCCGCGCACGACCGCGGTGGTGCTCGCACTGTTGCCGCTGGCCGGACTGCTCATGGGGGCTGCGATGGGGGCGAACCCGGTCGCGTTTCTCACCGGCGGCGGGCTCGGCGGGGTGCTGCTGACGCTGGGCACGGCGCTGGTGTGCGCTGGCGTGGTGGTCTCGCAACGCATCATCGAAGGAGCCGCGACATGA
- the ssd gene encoding septum site-determining protein Ssd — MTQTKQAIVVAVADNACHSEAIHLAAATGRPVIDAADAAQLARHAPKAFAVLIDDTRAPDLPPPQAPNVFVVGSEPGAPGAFVLPAQAADLLRAFGALAVRPAVAAGRGKVVSVVGACGGAGASVLSAALCREAGESPTLIDADWCSGGLDLLLGIEHTPGARWGEIEIGEGVARPDVRRALPATADDIAVLTFARQRVADPFRVDAEALENVVAAAGAAGVTVVDTPAAFVPGRSDLVAVVLTPEVRAVAAATRVVAECNAAGLPSTLVVRDNAWAALTVEEIEQTTGASVATRLPEVRGLTRTLEKSGLPQRLPRGLSSAAQAVLGEVA; from the coding sequence ATGACACAGACGAAACAAGCCATCGTGGTCGCCGTCGCCGACAACGCGTGCCACTCCGAAGCCATCCACCTCGCCGCCGCCACCGGGCGCCCCGTCATCGACGCAGCCGACGCCGCGCAGCTCGCCCGGCACGCGCCCAAAGCGTTCGCCGTGCTTATCGACGACACCCGGGCCCCCGATCTGCCACCACCGCAAGCCCCGAACGTGTTCGTCGTCGGGTCGGAGCCCGGCGCGCCCGGCGCGTTCGTCCTGCCCGCCCAGGCGGCGGACCTGTTGCGCGCGTTTGGGGCGTTGGCAGTGCGTCCTGCGGTTGCGGCGGGGCGCGGCAAGGTGGTTAGTGTCGTCGGCGCGTGCGGCGGTGCGGGGGCGTCGGTGTTGTCGGCGGCGCTGTGCCGGGAGGCGGGGGAGTCGCCGACGCTGATCGACGCCGACTGGTGTTCGGGCGGGCTGGACTTGCTGCTCGGCATCGAGCACACGCCCGGCGCGCGTTGGGGCGAGATTGAGATCGGCGAAGGGGTCGCGCGTCCTGATGTGCGCCGCGCGTTGCCCGCCACCGCCGACGACATTGCGGTGCTCACGTTCGCCCGCCAGCGCGTGGCCGACCCGTTCCGCGTGGATGCGGAGGCGTTGGAGAACGTCGTGGCTGCTGCGGGTGCGGCGGGTGTGACGGTGGTGGATACCCCGGCCGCGTTTGTCCCCGGCCGCAGTGACCTGGTCGCGGTGGTGCTCACACCCGAGGTACGCGCGGTCGCCGCGGCCACCCGCGTCGTCGCCGAATGCAACGCTGCCGGCCTGCCGAGCACGCTGGTGGTGCGCGACAACGCGTGGGCGGCGTTGACGGTGGAGGAGATCGAGCAGACCACCGGTGCGTCCGTGGCTACGCGCCTGCCGGAAGTGCGCGGACTGACCCGTACGCTGGAGAAATCCGGCCTGCCGCAGCGCCTGCCGCGCGGGCTTTCCTCCGCCGCCCAGGCGGTGCTGGGGGAGGTGGCGTAG
- a CDS encoding MarP family serine protease yields the protein MHLVVDVLLALAVVAAFVGGWRQGAFSAVISAVGIVAGLIVGLALAPFLLDLTDSQSVRIMLLLAVVVLFVGLGNLLGVTLGANMRGRVRSRLSRFVDSVLGAVFQSVAFTLVVWFISIPLAAAVPGELGDGIRNSRILAQVHDVAPDSAGKLPARFAALLDESGLPPLVSPFQSPHGSKVDAPDEAALRPGVIEAVRPSVVHVMGDSETCRRRLMGSGFVIQDGYVLTNAHVVAGTERVSLDTVVGVKPADVVLYDPDTDIAVLRAEGLGLPALPWSDTMLASGDDAVVMGYPHSGPFEAAPARIRGKLTIAGPDIYTTGRVEREAYTVRGDIRQGNSGGPLLTPAGEVVGMIFGASLDASETGYALTARQVQQRVGDVTRLSGVVDTQSCVSG from the coding sequence ATGCACCTGGTCGTTGACGTACTGCTCGCGCTCGCTGTCGTCGCCGCGTTTGTGGGCGGCTGGCGCCAGGGGGCGTTTTCGGCCGTCATTTCCGCCGTGGGCATCGTCGCCGGACTTATCGTGGGGCTGGCGCTCGCGCCGTTTCTGCTCGACTTGACCGACTCCCAGTCCGTGCGCATCATGCTCCTGCTGGCGGTGGTAGTGCTCTTCGTCGGTCTGGGCAACCTGCTCGGCGTCACGCTCGGCGCGAACATGCGGGGCCGGGTGCGCAGCAGGCTGTCCCGGTTCGTGGATTCGGTGCTCGGCGCGGTGTTCCAATCCGTCGCGTTCACCCTGGTCGTGTGGTTTATCTCCATCCCGCTGGCCGCGGCGGTGCCGGGCGAACTCGGCGACGGCATCCGCAACTCGCGCATCCTGGCGCAGGTCCACGACGTCGCCCCCGACAGCGCCGGGAAACTGCCCGCCAGGTTCGCGGCGCTTCTCGACGAATCCGGCCTGCCCCCGCTCGTCTCCCCGTTCCAATCGCCCCACGGCTCGAAGGTTGACGCTCCTGACGAGGCGGCGCTTCGCCCCGGGGTGATCGAGGCGGTGCGTCCCAGCGTCGTGCACGTCATGGGCGACTCGGAGACCTGCCGGCGCCGCCTCATGGGATCCGGTTTCGTGATCCAGGACGGCTACGTGCTCACCAACGCCCACGTCGTCGCCGGGACGGAACGGGTGTCCCTGGACACCGTCGTCGGCGTGAAGCCTGCGGACGTTGTGCTCTACGACCCGGACACCGACATCGCGGTGCTGCGCGCCGAAGGCCTCGGCCTGCCAGCCCTGCCGTGGTCTGACACGATGCTGGCATCCGGCGACGACGCCGTGGTCATGGGGTACCCGCATTCCGGGCCGTTCGAGGCGGCACCTGCGCGCATCCGCGGCAAACTCACCATCGCCGGCCCGGACATCTACACCACAGGCCGGGTGGAGCGCGAGGCCTACACCGTGCGGGGCGACATCCGCCAGGGCAACTCCGGCGGGCCGCTCCTCACACCGGCGGGCGAGGTCGTGGGGATGATCTTTGGGGCGTCGCTGGACGCCTCAGAAACAGGCTACGCGCTGACTGCACGTCAGGTGCAGCAGCGCGTAGGGGATGTGACGAGGCTTTCCGGCGTCGTCGATACGCAATCGTGCGTTAGCGGTTAA
- a CDS encoding NUDIX hydrolase, which translates to MQLQPHRAPAWLRPLVDALHAGEGARVIRETLGARVHQKGGDDQAAVLIVFAGDPHATELPHDARVLITHRTPSMRSHSGQMAFPGGHIDPEDSGPVAAAIREAEEETGLEPARVVPLAVMGAATTGGSNRRVRPVVAYTPNPNEVYPASEFETDDVFFVPVRDLIDPANRAMLGWSYWSGPAFWARRYLIWGFTGVLLSAVLEVAGWAVDWDKEPADLTEALARSDNREL; encoded by the coding sequence GTGCAGCTGCAACCCCACCGCGCGCCGGCGTGGCTGCGTCCGCTTGTCGACGCCCTCCATGCCGGCGAAGGCGCCCGTGTCATCCGCGAAACCCTGGGCGCGCGCGTGCACCAGAAGGGCGGCGACGACCAGGCGGCGGTGCTCATCGTCTTCGCCGGCGACCCGCACGCCACCGAGTTGCCTCACGACGCGCGAGTGCTGATCACGCACCGCACCCCGTCGATGCGCAGCCACTCCGGGCAGATGGCGTTTCCGGGCGGGCACATCGACCCGGAAGACTCCGGGCCAGTCGCCGCCGCGATCCGCGAAGCGGAGGAGGAGACCGGCCTCGAGCCTGCGCGCGTCGTGCCGTTGGCGGTGATGGGGGCGGCGACCACCGGCGGCAGCAACCGGCGCGTGCGGCCCGTGGTGGCGTATACGCCGAACCCGAACGAGGTGTATCCGGCCAGCGAGTTCGAAACCGACGACGTGTTCTTCGTCCCAGTGCGTGACCTGATCGATCCGGCAAACCGGGCGATGCTGGGCTGGTCGTACTGGTCCGGGCCGGCCTTTTGGGCGCGGCGCTACCTCATCTGGGGCTTTACCGGCGTGCTGCTGTCCGCCGTGCTGGAGGTGGCCGGCTGGGCGGTGGATTGGGACAAAGAACCCGCGGATCTCACCGAGGCGCTCGCCCGGTCCGACAACCGCGAGCTGTAA
- a CDS encoding phage holin family protein, with protein sequence MSNEGLYTSGSTAVSAKVDSIPLRDTDVTVPGQQSIGTLISNASEQVSTLVRGEIELAKAEVMGEVKKGAVGGGMFGAAGVIALYSSFFLFFALAEMLASWMHRGWAFLIVFLIMIALAGLLAFLGFKKVKKIKAPEKTIESVNELKNLKPGEAQKNLNKNEQGLYTGAGSTAVNR encoded by the coding sequence ATGAGCAACGAAGGTCTCTACACCAGCGGCTCGACCGCCGTGTCCGCCAAGGTGGATTCCATTCCGCTGCGCGACACCGACGTGACGGTGCCGGGCCAGCAGTCCATCGGCACGCTGATCTCGAACGCCTCCGAGCAGGTCTCCACCCTCGTGCGCGGCGAGATCGAGCTGGCCAAGGCCGAGGTCATGGGTGAGGTGAAGAAGGGCGCCGTCGGCGGCGGCATGTTCGGCGCGGCCGGCGTGATCGCGCTGTACTCGTCGTTCTTCCTCTTCTTCGCGCTGGCGGAGATGCTCGCGTCCTGGATGCACCGCGGCTGGGCGTTTCTCATCGTCTTCCTCATCATGATCGCGCTCGCCGGCCTGCTTGCGTTCCTGGGCTTTAAGAAGGTCAAGAAGATCAAGGCCCCGGAAAAGACCATCGAGTCCGTCAACGAGCTGAAGAACCTGAAGCCGGGCGAGGCGCAGAAGAACCTGAACAAGAACGAACAGGGCCTCTACACCGGCGCTGGCTCCACCGCGGTTAACCGCTAA
- a CDS encoding MBL fold metallo-hydrolase — MKHPAYSQLRQVTPNAAVVLAPNPSYAALEGTNSWVVRGEGDVASIVIDPGPADEGHLNVLQAKADKVALTLLTHRHHDHADGAERFRQLTGAPVRAFSPQHCSGNEAPLADGEVIAVEGVTPRLKVVATPGHTSDSVSFFVYPGEDTSGTPEAIITGDTIAGRHTTMISETDGDLGAYLDSLEMLEEQGKGVPLLPGHGPEGEDLSVYARKYIDRRNQRLDQIREALKEHGENVDINTLVDAIYDDVDPVLRGAAEQSTRVALRYLNNR, encoded by the coding sequence ATGAAGCATCCCGCATACAGCCAGTTGCGCCAAGTGACCCCCAACGCCGCGGTGGTCTTGGCGCCGAACCCCAGCTACGCGGCGCTCGAGGGCACGAACTCTTGGGTGGTTCGGGGCGAGGGCGACGTGGCGAGCATCGTCATCGACCCGGGCCCGGCCGACGAAGGCCACCTCAATGTGCTGCAGGCGAAGGCCGACAAGGTCGCGCTGACGCTTCTGACCCACCGCCACCACGACCACGCCGACGGCGCGGAGCGCTTCCGTCAACTGACCGGCGCACCGGTGCGCGCCTTTTCTCCGCAGCACTGCTCCGGCAACGAGGCGCCGCTTGCGGACGGGGAAGTGATTGCGGTCGAGGGCGTCACGCCGCGGCTGAAGGTCGTCGCAACGCCAGGCCACACGAGCGACTCCGTGTCGTTTTTCGTCTACCCGGGCGAGGACACTTCCGGCACGCCGGAGGCGATTATCACGGGCGACACGATCGCAGGCCGCCACACCACCATGATTTCGGAGACCGACGGCGACCTGGGTGCGTACCTCGACTCGCTGGAGATGCTGGAGGAGCAGGGCAAGGGCGTGCCGCTGCTGCCGGGTCACGGCCCGGAGGGTGAGGATCTTTCGGTCTACGCCCGCAAGTACATCGACCGCCGTAACCAGCGCCTGGATCAGATCCGTGAGGCGCTCAAGGAACACGGCGAAAACGTGGACATCAACACGCTCGTCGACGCGATTTACGACGACGTCGACCCGGTCCTGCGCGGTGCCGCCGAGCAGTCGACTCGTGTGGCGCTGCGTTACCTGAACAACCGCTAG
- a CDS encoding HAD family hydrolase, with product MSPTKPVAAFFDLDKTIIATSSAFAFGKEFRNNGMITRQEAWDLYLTKAQYMLVGQSSEKMDATRDSLAQLVKGWSVEDIQRITQETMRTVVTPAIYAEARELIDDHRAQGHDVIIISASASILVEPIAKELGVDTVVATELAEEDGKLTGEITRYLKGGAKAEAVRQFVSDHDYDLAGSYAYSDSATDIPMLALVGNPVAVNPDRPLKKHALANGWQTRTFKNPEPLIQMPNAREVGIGAGVIAGVTALAVAGVFIARAVTGKSDKRSA from the coding sequence ATGTCTCCCACAAAGCCGGTGGCGGCGTTCTTCGACCTGGACAAGACGATCATCGCGACGTCGTCCGCGTTCGCCTTCGGCAAAGAATTCCGCAACAACGGAATGATCACCCGCCAGGAAGCGTGGGACCTCTACCTGACCAAGGCGCAGTACATGCTCGTCGGCCAGTCCAGTGAGAAAATGGACGCCACGCGCGATTCGCTCGCCCAGCTGGTCAAAGGCTGGTCCGTTGAGGACATCCAGCGCATCACCCAGGAGACAATGCGCACCGTGGTCACCCCGGCGATCTACGCCGAGGCGCGCGAGCTTATCGACGACCACCGCGCCCAGGGCCACGACGTCATCATCATCTCCGCGTCCGCGTCGATTCTGGTCGAGCCGATCGCCAAGGAGCTCGGCGTGGACACCGTGGTGGCCACCGAACTGGCGGAAGAGGACGGCAAACTCACCGGCGAGATCACCCGCTACCTCAAAGGCGGGGCGAAGGCGGAGGCCGTGCGCCAGTTCGTCTCCGACCACGACTACGACCTGGCTGGAAGCTACGCCTATTCCGATTCCGCCACCGACATCCCGATGCTCGCGCTGGTGGGCAACCCGGTGGCGGTCAACCCGGACCGGCCGCTGAAAAAGCACGCGCTGGCCAACGGCTGGCAGACCCGCACCTTTAAAAACCCGGAGCCGCTCATCCAGATGCCCAACGCGCGCGAGGTGGGCATCGGCGCAGGCGTGATCGCCGGTGTGACTGCGTTGGCTGTGGCTGGTGTGTTCATCGCCCGCGCGGTGACCGGCAAGTCCGACAAGCGCAGCGCCTAG
- a CDS encoding TadA family conjugal transfer-associated ATPase codes for MTDLIARVKRRLADEPANPDPARIAALIREEAVVISDIGVLDVMRKLRDDTTGAGPLEALLADDTVTDICVNGPDAVYVDSGSGLERSTLRFESEAAVRRLASRLAASCGRRLDDAHPFCDGHVTRDDGTLLRFHAVLAPTAQAGTCISLRVLHTASATLDDLAARGALDAERAEVLRGVVAKRKAFVVVGGTGSGKTTLLSALLTEVDRAERIVAIEDTLELTPDHPHVVNLTTRGTNSEGAGEISIADLVRQSLRMRPDRIVVGEIRGAEVVDLLAALNTGHDGGAGTLHANSIAEVPARFEALAALGGMDRAGLHAQLAAAIDVVIVVKRFADGTRRLHQIGVLEGQPVRARVVWDAETGPADGYEELLR; via the coding sequence ATGACGGACTTGATCGCGCGTGTCAAGCGCAGGCTTGCCGACGAGCCCGCCAACCCCGACCCCGCCCGCATCGCCGCGCTCATCCGCGAGGAAGCCGTGGTGATCAGCGATATCGGCGTGTTGGATGTGATGCGCAAACTGCGCGACGACACCACCGGCGCCGGGCCACTGGAAGCCTTGCTTGCCGACGACACCGTGACCGACATCTGCGTCAACGGCCCGGACGCCGTCTACGTTGATTCCGGCAGCGGGCTGGAGCGCTCCACGCTGCGCTTCGAGTCGGAGGCGGCAGTGCGCCGGTTAGCCTCCCGCCTGGCGGCGAGTTGCGGGCGCCGCCTCGATGACGCGCACCCGTTTTGCGACGGCCACGTCACCCGCGACGACGGCACCCTGCTGCGCTTCCACGCCGTGCTCGCACCAACCGCGCAGGCCGGCACGTGCATCTCGCTGCGCGTGCTGCACACCGCCTCTGCCACGTTGGACGACTTGGCGGCACGCGGCGCGCTTGATGCTGAGCGCGCGGAGGTGCTGCGCGGTGTCGTCGCCAAGCGAAAGGCGTTCGTGGTGGTCGGCGGCACCGGATCGGGCAAGACCACGCTGCTGTCCGCACTGCTCACGGAGGTGGATAGGGCCGAGCGCATCGTCGCCATCGAAGACACCCTGGAATTGACCCCGGACCACCCCCACGTGGTCAACCTGACCACCCGCGGCACGAATTCCGAGGGTGCGGGCGAAATTTCGATCGCGGATCTGGTGCGCCAATCGCTGCGCATGCGGCCCGACCGCATCGTCGTCGGCGAGATCCGCGGCGCGGAAGTTGTCGACCTGCTCGCCGCACTGAACACCGGTCACGACGGCGGCGCCGGCACCCTGCACGCCAACTCGATCGCCGAGGTGCCCGCGCGGTTCGAGGCGCTCGCCGCGCTCGGAGGCATGGACCGCGCCGGGCTGCACGCCCAACTGGCAGCCGCCATCGACGTGGTAATCGTGGTGAAGCGCTTCGCCGACGGCACCCGGCGCCTGCATCAGATCGGCGTGCTCGAGGGCCAGCCGGTGCGCGCGCGGGTGGTGTGGGACGCCGAGACCGGCCCCGCCGACGGATACGAGGAGCTGCTGCGATGA
- the glxR gene encoding CRP-like cAMP-activated global transcriptional regulator GlxR, protein MVGVQDTLARAGIFQGVDSEAVAALISEMDTVEFPKGTTIFEEGEPGDRLYIIVDGKIKLARHAPDGRENLLSVMGPSDMFGELSIFDPGPRTSSAVCVTDVTCATMDSTMLRQWIDNHPEISQQLLRVLARRLRRTNASLADLIFTDVPGRVAKTLLQLANRFGVHEGGALRVNHDLTQEEIAQLVGASRETVNKALATFAHRGWIRLEGKSVLIVNTEHLARRAR, encoded by the coding sequence ATGGTAGGCGTACAGGACACTCTCGCCCGCGCCGGCATCTTTCAGGGGGTCGACTCTGAGGCAGTCGCCGCGCTGATCAGCGAGATGGACACCGTCGAATTTCCGAAGGGCACCACGATCTTTGAGGAAGGCGAGCCTGGCGACCGCCTCTACATCATCGTGGACGGCAAAATTAAGCTCGCCCGCCACGCCCCGGACGGTCGCGAAAACCTGCTGTCCGTGATGGGCCCGTCCGACATGTTCGGCGAGTTGTCCATCTTCGACCCGGGCCCGCGCACCTCGTCCGCAGTCTGCGTCACGGACGTCACCTGCGCGACCATGGATTCCACCATGCTGCGCCAGTGGATCGACAACCACCCGGAGATTTCCCAGCAGCTGCTGCGCGTACTGGCCCGTCGCCTGCGCCGCACCAACGCGTCGCTGGCGGACCTCATCTTCACCGACGTGCCGGGCCGCGTGGCCAAGACCCTGCTGCAGCTGGCAAACCGCTTCGGCGTGCACGAAGGTGGCGCGCTGCGCGTCAACCACGACCTGACGCAGGAAGAGATCGCCCAGCTGGTGGGCGCCTCCCGCGAGACCGTGAACAAGGCACTTGCCACGTTCGCGCACCGCGGCTGGATCCGCCTCGAGGGTAAGAGCGTGCTCATCGTCAACACCGAGCACCTCGCCCGCCGCGCGCGCTAA